In a single window of the Manis javanica isolate MJ-LG chromosome 16, MJ_LKY, whole genome shotgun sequence genome:
- the ZSCAN23 gene encoding zinc finger and SCAN domain-containing protein 23 isoform X2 codes for MAAALALQTPEMQEGLLAEKVKEEEEDHVCGQESGLLKETLHNREIFRRHFRQFCYQETPGPREALRRLQELCHQWLRPEIHTKEQILELLVLEQFLTILPEELQAWVLTCAHKQKEFVKEKSNLGAAQELPCGQLQTLEEQHQCNLCPLEEIDDEARTWNVELAQKREPSKELKSLVVVPEKLNGGVIQIPECGDTCDHKGRLERQRGSSSVERPYICGECGKSFTQNSILTEHQRTHTGEKPYECDECGRPFSQRSGLFQHQRLHTGEKRYQCSICGKAFSQNAGLFHHLRIHTGEKPYQCNQCSKSFGRRSVLIKHQRIHTGERPYKCEECGKSFIYHCNLIQHQKVHPVTESS; via the exons ATGGCTGCAGCCTTGGCCCTTCAGACTCCAGAGATGCAGGAGGGACTTCTGGCAGAAAAggtaaaagaggaagaagaggaccATGTCTGTGGGCAAGAATCTGGCCTATTGAAGGAAACCCTTCATAACAGAGAGATCTTTCGTAGACACTTCAGGCAATTCTGCTATCAGGAGACACCTGGGCCCCGGGAGGCTCTTCGAAGACTCCAGGAGCTCTGCCATCAGTGGCTGAGACCAGAGATACACACCAAGGAGCAGATCCTGGAGCTGCTAGTGCTGGAGCAGTTCCTGACCATCCTGCCTGAGGAGCTCCAGGCCTGG GTCCTAACCTGTGCTCACAAACAGAAAGAGTTCGTGAAGGAGAAATCTAATCTAGGAGCAGCTCAGGAGTTGCCATGTGGCCAGCTCCAAACCCTGGAAGAGCAGCATCAATGTAACTTGTGCCCACTTGAGGAAATTG aTGATGAGGCCAGGACTTGGAATGTGGAATTAGCCCAAAAGAGGGAGCCTTCTAAAGAACTAAAATCTCTTGTGGTGGTACCTGAAAAACTGAATGGTGGTGTTATTCAGATACCTGAATGTGGAGACACTTGTGATCACAAAGGCCGATTGGAAAGGCAACGGGGAAGCTCTTCAGTGGAGAGACCCTATATCTGTGGTGAATGTGGAAAAAGCTTCACCCAGAATTCTATCCTTACCGAGCACCAGAGAACACACACAGGTGAGAAGCCCTATGAGTGTGATGAGTGTGGGCGGCCCTTCAGCCAGCGGTCAGGCCTGTTTCAGCACCAGAGACTCCACACTGGGGAGAAGCGCTACCAGTGCAGCATTTGTGGCAAAGCCTTCAGCCAGAATGCTGGGCTATTCCATCACCTCAGAATCCACACTGGGGAAAAACCTTACCAGTGCAATCAATGCAGTAAGAGCTTTGGTCGACGTTCCGTCCTCATTAAGCATCAGagaattcacactggagaaagacCTTATAAGTGTGAAGAATGTGGCAAGAGCTTCATTTACCATTGCAACCTCATCCAGCATCAGAAAGTCCACCCTGTGACTGAATCCAGCTAG
- the ZSCAN23 gene encoding zinc finger and SCAN domain-containing protein 23 isoform X1, whose amino-acid sequence MAAALALQTPEMQEGLLAEKVKEEEEDHVCGQESGLLKETLHNREIFRRHFRQFCYQETPGPREALRRLQELCHQWLRPEIHTKEQILELLVLEQFLTILPEELQAWVRDHHPVSGEEVVTVLEDLERELDEPEQQVLTCAHKQKEFVKEKSNLGAAQELPCGQLQTLEEQHQCNLCPLEEIDDEARTWNVELAQKREPSKELKSLVVVPEKLNGGVIQIPECGDTCDHKGRLERQRGSSSVERPYICGECGKSFTQNSILTEHQRTHTGEKPYECDECGRPFSQRSGLFQHQRLHTGEKRYQCSICGKAFSQNAGLFHHLRIHTGEKPYQCNQCSKSFGRRSVLIKHQRIHTGERPYKCEECGKSFIYHCNLIQHQKVHPVTESS is encoded by the exons ATGGCTGCAGCCTTGGCCCTTCAGACTCCAGAGATGCAGGAGGGACTTCTGGCAGAAAAggtaaaagaggaagaagaggaccATGTCTGTGGGCAAGAATCTGGCCTATTGAAGGAAACCCTTCATAACAGAGAGATCTTTCGTAGACACTTCAGGCAATTCTGCTATCAGGAGACACCTGGGCCCCGGGAGGCTCTTCGAAGACTCCAGGAGCTCTGCCATCAGTGGCTGAGACCAGAGATACACACCAAGGAGCAGATCCTGGAGCTGCTAGTGCTGGAGCAGTTCCTGACCATCCTGCCTGAGGAGCTCCAGGCCTGGGTGAGAGACCACCACCCAGTGAGTGGTGAAGAGGTGGTGACAGTGCTGGAGGATTTGGAGAGAGAGCTGGATGAACCGGAACAGCAG GTCCTAACCTGTGCTCACAAACAGAAAGAGTTCGTGAAGGAGAAATCTAATCTAGGAGCAGCTCAGGAGTTGCCATGTGGCCAGCTCCAAACCCTGGAAGAGCAGCATCAATGTAACTTGTGCCCACTTGAGGAAATTG aTGATGAGGCCAGGACTTGGAATGTGGAATTAGCCCAAAAGAGGGAGCCTTCTAAAGAACTAAAATCTCTTGTGGTGGTACCTGAAAAACTGAATGGTGGTGTTATTCAGATACCTGAATGTGGAGACACTTGTGATCACAAAGGCCGATTGGAAAGGCAACGGGGAAGCTCTTCAGTGGAGAGACCCTATATCTGTGGTGAATGTGGAAAAAGCTTCACCCAGAATTCTATCCTTACCGAGCACCAGAGAACACACACAGGTGAGAAGCCCTATGAGTGTGATGAGTGTGGGCGGCCCTTCAGCCAGCGGTCAGGCCTGTTTCAGCACCAGAGACTCCACACTGGGGAGAAGCGCTACCAGTGCAGCATTTGTGGCAAAGCCTTCAGCCAGAATGCTGGGCTATTCCATCACCTCAGAATCCACACTGGGGAAAAACCTTACCAGTGCAATCAATGCAGTAAGAGCTTTGGTCGACGTTCCGTCCTCATTAAGCATCAGagaattcacactggagaaagacCTTATAAGTGTGAAGAATGTGGCAAGAGCTTCATTTACCATTGCAACCTCATCCAGCATCAGAAAGTCCACCCTGTGACTGAATCCAGCTAG